One part of the Leptospiraceae bacterium genome encodes these proteins:
- a CDS encoding site-specific integrase, with the protein MNSLYENDIQNIEPKKLADLIDKTFENHNGKGNTKLTKISSVKSYIETHYKIEIPKSLVRKDYSRDVLKKTNKKLVTYEEMDLLIKHFETLHNESDTLDKITTLRNLIMIKLLAGTGQRISDILNLSIETAKKTLLHIKQIKTGKDVTIENPCLPEILKYIAVTKLSDSDFLFASGLTRKPLSYQQAENIIRYESKSVFKKSISSHYFRSYVVSRLIALGNHPNDIMAVTGHADTRMVDYYNKTPGKIIGLTKLLMAG; encoded by the coding sequence ATGAATTCTCTCTATGAAAACGATATTCAAAACATAGAGCCGAAAAAATTAGCTGACCTAATTGATAAAACTTTCGAGAATCACAACGGGAAAGGCAATACTAAACTAACAAAAATTTCTTCCGTGAAAAGTTACATTGAAACCCATTATAAAATTGAGATACCTAAAAGCCTGGTCAGAAAAGATTACTCCCGGGATGTTCTAAAAAAGACAAATAAGAAGTTAGTCACTTATGAAGAAATGGATTTACTCATTAAACACTTTGAAACTTTGCATAATGAATCGGATACACTAGACAAGATCACTACTCTAAGAAATCTAATTATGATTAAACTCTTGGCAGGTACTGGACAAAGGATAAGCGACATTCTCAATCTGAGTATTGAGACTGCAAAGAAAACCTTGCTCCATATTAAACAGATTAAAACTGGAAAAGATGTAACAATAGAAAATCCTTGCTTACCCGAAATTTTAAAATATATCGCAGTTACGAAATTGAGTGATTCAGATTTTCTTTTTGCAAGTGGCCTAACTAGAAAACCGTTATCATACCAACAGGCAGAAAATATCATCCGTTATGAATCCAAGTCAGTATTTAAAAAATCTATTTCTAGCCACTACTTCCGGTCTTATGTTGTAAGTCGTCTTATAGCACTTGGCAATCACCCTAACGACATTATGGCTGTCACTGGACATGCAGATACTCGAATGGTTGACTATTATAATAAAACCCCGGGTAAGATCATCGGACTTACTAAGTTATTAATGGCAGGTTAA
- a CDS encoding DEAD/DEAH box helicase family protein, with amino-acid sequence MRQLQNNVNDKAELFQLIDPFDSNLSLIPYRKALPDYIEDTKHIRPFDLLYNDYELVFLLAPYGSGKTNLIQSNMQLIKDAGHPVFIFTPRIVLNYNMSERLEIETHYAINAAGLQDSRTDRILTIESLPNTDTSIFEDSFIFIDEAKTLLKNIFAGYNRNNLRPILEDLRTIIRSSRQVVFADANFTLSEMELFRELAGIEKTEYEVGKKILIHVNDYKNNRDFYLVNEPTQFRNKFLSTAKKGATIYLPTDSISESKKYFELCQKFNIKALLLNSETSEKLNKELARIDEYIVENKFQVVIFSPSGFVGISLDKAKFDFIFAHFTTASCSWDQLEQGLHRPRDFNIPIVMYVKNGIAKIKHETDWKTIYSNFLDKENFLFQLTFRTNRTREIENEFIPYVEYMARNQAEKNKVLNIGVKKQIVDSMIRRGAILKDMKNFDNTPIEFEKINSERLADILAIEIISKDKFQTIQRKNKLDREYTESLQAEKYLIADALQTTSNEIVNRAIELTGETEKIIYFSRVCRMIQDPDKASEEIQKYQTEKRPAFLATDFTVKDYHLSILLSDILKELGETFTDINLIDIFSKPEIKKSLKFYGQDLTEKIKSTIYDSKDLEKIISYYGSEGLMDLEINSMGLHLYNELKSAGYDWQKLEW; translated from the coding sequence ATGAGACAACTACAAAACAACGTAAATGACAAAGCGGAACTATTTCAACTTATAGATCCATTCGATAGTAATTTATCATTAATCCCATATCGTAAAGCTTTACCTGATTACATAGAGGACACGAAACATATTCGACCGTTCGATCTATTATACAATGATTACGAACTTGTATTTTTACTTGCACCATACGGTAGCGGAAAGACAAATTTAATTCAATCCAATATGCAACTAATCAAAGATGCTGGGCATCCTGTTTTTATTTTTACACCGCGTATAGTTCTAAATTACAATATGTCGGAAAGGCTAGAGATAGAAACCCATTACGCGATTAACGCCGCAGGATTGCAAGACTCTAGAACGGATAGAATTTTGACAATAGAGTCTTTACCTAATACGGATACATCTATTTTTGAGGATTCATTTATATTTATAGATGAGGCTAAAACACTTTTAAAGAATATATTTGCTGGGTATAATAGAAATAATCTTAGACCGATTCTAGAGGACTTAAGAACTATTATCCGCAGTTCAAGACAAGTAGTTTTTGCCGATGCAAATTTCACTTTGTCAGAAATGGAACTATTTAGAGAATTGGCAGGGATAGAAAAAACAGAATATGAAGTCGGCAAGAAAATTCTCATACATGTAAACGATTATAAGAATAACAGGGATTTTTATTTAGTGAATGAGCCTACTCAATTCAGGAATAAATTTTTATCCACTGCTAAGAAGGGGGCAACTATCTATTTGCCAACTGACAGTATATCGGAATCAAAAAAATACTTTGAGCTATGTCAGAAATTCAATATTAAAGCACTTCTCTTGAATTCTGAGACAAGCGAAAAACTAAATAAAGAACTTGCTAGAATTGACGAATACATAGTTGAAAATAAATTTCAAGTAGTGATATTTTCTCCAAGCGGATTTGTCGGCATATCTCTAGACAAGGCAAAATTCGATTTTATCTTTGCTCACTTTACGACCGCGTCTTGTAGCTGGGATCAACTAGAACAGGGATTGCATAGACCGCGTGATTTTAATATCCCTATCGTAATGTATGTAAAAAATGGGATTGCAAAAATAAAACATGAAACCGATTGGAAAACTATTTATTCTAATTTCTTGGATAAAGAAAATTTCTTGTTTCAACTCACCTTTAGAACTAATAGAACACGGGAAATAGAAAATGAATTTATACCGTATGTCGAATACATGGCACGTAATCAGGCGGAAAAAAATAAAGTGTTAAACATCGGAGTCAAAAAACAAATTGTAGATTCTATGATTAGAAGAGGAGCGATTTTAAAAGATATGAAAAACTTTGATAATACGCCGATTGAATTTGAAAAAATAAATAGTGAGCGATTGGCGGATATTCTAGCAATCGAAATTATTTCTAAGGATAAATTCCAAACGATTCAGAGGAAAAATAAACTAGATAGGGAGTATACGGAATCCTTGCAGGCGGAAAAATATCTAATAGCCGATGCATTACAAACAACCTCGAATGAGATTGTAAATAGAGCTATTGAGCTGACAGGGGAAACCGAAAAGATAATCTATTTCAGCCGCGTATGTCGGATGATTCAAGATCCAGACAAGGCTAGTGAGGAAATTCAAAAGTATCAAACGGAGAAACGACCGGCTTTTCTAGCAACTGATTTTACAGTTAAGGATTACCACTTATCAATTCTGTTATCGGATATTCTAAAAGAACTAGGAGAAACATTCACAGATATAAACCTAATTGATATTTTCAGCAAACCAGAAATTAAAAAATCTTTAAAATTCTATGGTCAGGATTTAACGGAAAAAATCAAATCGACTATTTACGATTCTAAGGACTTGGAGAAAATCATCTCTTATTATGGCAGCGAGGGTTTAATGGATCTAGAAATCAACTCTATGGGATTGCACCTGTATAACGAGCTAAAATCCGCTGGGTATGATTGGCAGAAATTAGAGTGGTGA